The following coding sequences are from one uncultured Fibrobacter sp. window:
- a CDS encoding alpha/beta hydrolase, which yields MYDMSRVSANGYFDAANNADARNEARKALMAQRTKDFKNGTYDLAGGVIDPLPDDAPYFVKDYYAYYKTPRGYHKRSLNSNKGWAASAGTSLLNTKLLAYADEIRNPVLIIHGEKAHSRYFGEGAFEKMTGKKANVPAKLDATKNWSKIVGNKELLVIPGASHVDLYDNLEKIPFEKLNEFFKTNLK from the coding sequence ATGTACGACATGAGTCGCGTATCCGCAAACGGCTACTTTGACGCAGCGAACAACGCCGACGCCCGCAACGAGGCCCGCAAGGCTCTGATGGCCCAGCGCACCAAGGATTTCAAGAACGGCACCTACGACCTGGCCGGCGGTGTTATTGACCCGCTCCCGGACGACGCTCCTTACTTTGTCAAGGATTACTACGCTTACTACAAGACCCCGCGCGGCTATCACAAGCGATCCCTCAACAGCAATAAGGGCTGGGCCGCCTCCGCTGGCACCTCGCTCCTGAACACGAAACTCCTCGCGTACGCTGACGAAATCCGTAACCCGGTGCTCATCATCCACGGCGAAAAGGCCCATAGCCGCTACTTCGGCGAAGGCGCCTTCGAAAAGATGACCGGCAAGAAGGCGAACGTCCCCGCAAAACTCGACGCCACCAAGAACTGGAGCAAGATCGTCGGCAACAAGGAACTCCTCGTCATCCCCGGAGCCTCCCACGTGGACCTCTACGACAACCTGGAAAAAATCCCCTTCGAAAAGCTGAACGAATTCTTCAAGACGAACTTGAAGTAA
- a CDS encoding cyclophilin-like fold protein: protein MRNFILIALFFLVACSDAASHSTQPETQTPKSSASKTPDAVPASSSAQMEAPVKLKIHVNDTSFTATLEENSSAKTFAEFLTQGDMTLDMHDYGSFEKVADLPRSFPRNDTQIDTDAGDIILYQGNSITIYYDKNSWNFTRLARIDNVNKKRLQQILGKGNVKATFSVE, encoded by the coding sequence ATGCGAAACTTTATCCTTATAGCGTTGTTCTTTCTGGTCGCCTGCAGCGATGCGGCGAGCCATTCGACGCAACCTGAAACCCAGACGCCAAAATCGTCCGCTAGCAAAACGCCCGACGCTGTGCCCGCAAGTTCATCAGCCCAAATGGAGGCTCCCGTGAAACTCAAAATCCATGTGAACGACACCTCCTTCACGGCGACGCTCGAAGAAAATTCCTCGGCCAAGACCTTCGCCGAATTCCTCACGCAGGGCGACATGACGCTCGACATGCACGACTACGGCAGTTTCGAGAAGGTGGCCGACCTGCCGCGCAGTTTCCCGCGTAACGACACGCAAATCGACACCGATGCTGGCGACATCATCCTCTACCAGGGCAATTCCATCACCATCTACTACGACAAGAATTCCTGGAACTTCACGCGCCTCGCCCGTATTGACAACGTAAACAAGAAACGCCTCCAGCAGATTCTCGGCAAAGGGAACGTGAAGGCTACATTTTCTGTGGAATAA
- a CDS encoding phosphatase PAP2 family protein, producing MTRLLTKFRTHFTLVLFTAFASFAHAETPAADSTSADSAAIDSAQKLSPFDHLGHNMLLSAFGWPLGFHMLGGALTYKFSMGNNDLMVARFAARQDQLVSGIAFGPGMMMGTFFPILVPGYMYFISDNRALNNTGAVAVQATAVAFLYNNILKAISAREHPDAELNSGERSRDFKWGFFRRGVFYGWPSGHSMTNAAMAMSIASYNRDKPLVVAGCALYAGYIATSMVLGAKGEAHWFSDAVAGTLMGASIGWYIGSVFYKEKIGEKRTPPKVTIAPLFYNDTKGAVLSVRI from the coding sequence ATGACGCGTTTGCTGACGAAATTCAGAACACATTTTACGCTTGTGCTGTTCACTGCATTTGCAAGTTTCGCACATGCTGAAACGCCAGCGGCCGATTCGACAAGCGCGGATTCCGCAGCCATCGATAGCGCACAAAAGCTTTCCCCATTCGATCACCTGGGCCACAACATGCTGCTGAGTGCGTTCGGCTGGCCGCTCGGGTTCCACATGCTCGGCGGTGCGCTTACGTACAAGTTTTCGATGGGAAATAACGACTTGATGGTAGCCCGTTTTGCGGCCCGTCAGGATCAGTTGGTGTCCGGCATTGCGTTCGGACCCGGCATGATGATGGGGACGTTCTTCCCGATACTCGTCCCCGGCTACATGTACTTTATCAGCGACAACCGCGCGCTGAACAACACCGGTGCCGTCGCCGTGCAGGCTACCGCCGTGGCTTTCCTCTACAACAACATCCTCAAGGCGATTTCGGCTCGCGAGCACCCTGACGCGGAACTCAACAGCGGCGAGCGTTCCCGCGATTTCAAGTGGGGATTTTTTAGGCGCGGAGTATTTTACGGCTGGCCCTCGGGGCATTCCATGACCAATGCGGCCATGGCCATGAGTATCGCAAGCTACAACCGCGACAAGCCTCTCGTTGTGGCGGGCTGCGCCCTGTATGCAGGCTACATCGCCACAAGCATGGTGCTCGGCGCAAAAGGGGAGGCCCACTGGTTCTCCGACGCCGTCGCGGGCACCCTGATGGGAGCCTCCATCGGCTGGTACATCGGCAGCGTGTTCTACAAGGAAAAAATCGGCGAAAAGCGGACCCCGCCCAAGGTCACCATCGCCCCGCTATTTTACAATGACACCAAAGGCGCCGTGCTCAGCGTGAGGATATAA